Within Solea solea chromosome 1, fSolSol10.1, whole genome shotgun sequence, the genomic segment aacaaaaaaaggtccTACTAACACGAAATCCATACTTTCAGATGGCGGCGTGGACAGGCGTCCGCCTCCTGAGATCGAGGAGAACTACATCGAGCCTGAACCCGAACCAGTGAGGGACAGAGATCCAGAACCCAGGACTCAGACGCCAGATCCCTCGCCCTCTGACGCCCAGGGAAGAAACCCGGTTGTCAGCACAGAGCAGATGTGTAAGGATATACTGCAGCTCTGAGTGCGGCAAATCGGGAATGTTCACATTATTAGGAACATTtgttaaatgttcttttttttttctttttttttttagctcaacAGGTGGAGTGTGAGACCAAACTGAGAGACCAGTGCAAGGGGACAACCTGTAACAGGTAAAAGACACACACTGCAACTGTATTTTACACGAAAATGATCACAtggtgtgtatatacacatcaacctcaaaatgttatgtttttcaTACTTATTCATTTAATATAAACCAAGTATATATCAAGAAACCAGATCATGTTCACGACAAAGAAGCAACATTTGTAGAATATTTTGTACAAAAAAGTACTAAAACTTactaaaaaaaaggttaataagCAGTTCATTATTGCAGCACTGTAGTTTGTTCACTTTTCTACTTTATCTGGATTTTAGATATGAGTGTCCACCTGGCTGCTTCCACAGACACGGAAAAGTAGTTGGAACTGGATATTATGACATGGTAAATGTTCACGAGCAACAGCTACATCTCTATTTTCGTTCCCTGTATGATCTAAGCTGCTGTACATCTGCGTGGTGACAGAATTAAGTCACTTTTTCTACATTAACATTCACGTCTTCCTGTCTCTCCTGCAGCAGTCCAGCGTGTGTGGAGCCGCGTTACATTCAGGTGTTATTGGCGACGACGGTGGATGGCTGGATGTGACCAGACTGGGCAGAAAACAGCAATTCACCAAATCATACAAGAATGGTATTCAGTCTCTAGGGTATGACACCGTTTCtgtgtttagttgttttaaaattTTTAAAGTGATAGTGTGTGACTGTATAAAATACTGACGcatagtcagtgctgactgtacGGTGATTGCCCCTTCAATCGATTCAAGTCTGTGCTATATAcagaatatgtttgccacttgATCTTGTCATTAGACAACCTTTTTTAACAGGAAAATGCAGTTTGCAAACCATTCTCTATCCTGCAAcaaagcccattgagaaaatctcaGTTTTCAGCTCACTGGAACGCACAAGCTGCTAGTCGACCGCTGCCTTGTTTTGTAGGTTTGTGTGACTTATGTAAATCCGAGTCACAAAAAAGGCTCACTTACTGTtgggggcagcagtggatcaacaactcctgtatgccttgatgtaaaattgctgattttctctatggaatttggtgcaggaatGAAAGAGGTTTACAAAGTGAGACAAACTTGGGTTTTTATGTTGGAAAAGAATATCTAAAAGGGAGAAGAATGGGGTTTAATATATTCTTCAGATATCGTAAACATGGGCAGATATAGATTTAATAAGTTGAgtttttttgttaagtggctaaaatctgttgcTGACAGACACATCTCAAGCTTGTTTGCGTAGAAGAACTGCACTAAACAGTTGGCACTTACTATGTGTCTTAGTTACCTTATATTTGCTTTCTTAATTGGAGCTGTTTAAGTAATGATTCATGGCTTTTCTTATATTTCATAGGAAAAACAGAAGTGCAAATTCCTTCAAAGTAGAAACAGTGCCAGGTAAGATTCACACAATCGCATCTGACTGCAATAATGACCCAGAAGGGATGACACTTTTAGAGTAATTTTGctgcatcttcttcttcttcttcttctttttcttcttcttcttcttcttctttcactcAGTCAAAGCAGTAACATGTGAAACCACTGTGGCTCTTTTCTGCCCGTTCAAGAAACCTGTACGACACTGTCCAAGGTAACGATCTGTCCGCCTCAAGTTCATTCATGTGTGGAACAGCTGTGGAAGGTTCATGTTGACTGTAAACATCTCACTGTTGAAGTTTAACCACATTGACTGGCTTTATAATAGAGGTTATTTACCTGGTTTTGTCCAAGACACTTTGACGTCATCGATCAAGCAATGTTTTTAGAGATATACTTTGTCAACAGACATTTACATACTGCTTTTACATTAttaattttcaaaaataaattgtatgtaaatatctttttttaggTTGTATTGTCCCAGAAACTGTTTGCGTGAAAGTCGAATCCGTGTCATTGGGACAAACTATTACTCAGATGTGAGTATCTGGAATTGTTAATTGAAATCCATTGTAAATAGTTGTTTGTAATTAAAGGTATAGTTTTAAGTTTCTGATtctaacatttttttaaatgtctgcagACACATACCAGACAAACGGACATGTTACTGTTGTGTTCTTCTACAGAAATCTAGTATCTGTAGAGCGGCCATTCACGCTGGAGTGATCCAGAACGAGTCTGGAGGTTACCTCGATGTGATGCCAGTGGACAAACGACAGCAGTACAGTGGCAGTTCACAGAACGGCGTCACCTCAGAGAGGTACAATTACATATATGAAGCCCAATCCCAGTTATCATTTTTACCGCTACCCTTTGCCGCCTGGAATTGAGTTATCAACTTTTGTTGTGTCTAGCATAGCTACACAGCTTGCTAACTAACATTAGCTTAATGTTTGTTAGTTTCTAGTTTGCTAGTTAGCCCAAACACTTCTCCCTACCCCCTGTGTCTCAACAAGTATGGGGACACACGACATGAGAACTTAGTGGTAGGGCTAAGCGGTAGGGGCTAAATTGGAACTGAGAGTAACCCACCTTAAGTTTGCCGTGCTTCACTTGAAATGTCGTCAAAAGTTTCtcaggctagccattgttagcgaTTCCAATCGATAACACTCTACGTGgtgttttgtgcacacaaacagcgtagcaacatgACTACGGTTGGAAATtaaacagtactatgtgtacaTGTGATTTACTGTGGAATAAATAAGTAGCAGTGTTTTTAgggtggcagccatcttggaatcccatgtcAATGTGTGTGAGTTGTTGCTCTGAACTTGGAAACTCTGGGATCCAACTGGAACACATTAAATGCCCAAATGACATCtttatatcagaaaaccttagtgtaccactcactctctgtctctttttcttgcTCTTCTCCATCCAGTTTACTGAATCCATCGGGAGGAAAAGCCTTCAGAGTGTTCGCAGTCATGTGAAAAACCACTCTTAAAGGCCAGAGAACCGTCAAACATGGCCACTGAACAACCAGCAAACCCACTCATTACACTCGTACAACCTGCAATTACATCACAGTGCTACAGTAAATAAGCCTCAGCCTCTGACCCTAAAACTGTAACATGACTTTCATCAAGGCTTCACTTTTAACTTTGGTCATGACTCCAAACTTAGCTTTGAGAAGAATTTCCCGGTGAGTGATGATCTTGGATCTCTCTCTCCTTACGTCTCTCTAGAGTCGGCCATAATAATCACATCAGGCCACCACACATCATGTCGTAATGCCACCAGATTAAAATCACTCCATAATTTAATATTATAACAGCTTCTGACCGGAATTAAATCAGACGtggagtaaatgtaaaaaaaaaaaaaaaacatttccagaaAAGTGAGGACACTGTCTAAAAATGCATGTTTCTTAAAAATGAACCCCAAAGGGAAAAGATTACATAATATCATGAATACTTATaggtcacaaataaacacaatac encodes:
- the LOC131461672 gene encoding cysteine-rich secretory protein LCCL domain-containing 1-like — encoded protein: MKSPLPVLGLVRAASLFLYLSQTVLTMVLTNSTRLESLLDKYRDRDEEWWTARSRGRRAISEGDMHLILDLHNKLRGQVHPPASNMEYMIWDYELERSAEHWAHACRWEHGPSHMLTQIGQNLGAHWGRDRPPTYHVQAWYDEVRHYSYPYSQECNPHCPFRCSGPVCTHYTQLVWATSNRIGCAINVCYNMNVWGMIWAKAVYLVCNYSPPGNWWGHAPYKYGTPCSACPASYAGGCRDNLCYKDGGVDRRPPPEIEENYIEPEPEPVRDRDPEPRTQTPDPSPSDAQGRNPVVSTEQMSQQVECETKLRDQCKGTTCNRYECPPGCFHRHGKVVGTGYYDMQSSVCGAALHSGVIGDDGGWLDVTRLGRKQQFTKSYKNGIQSLGKNRSANSFKVETVPVKAVTCETTVALFCPFKKPVRHCPRLYCPRNCLRESRIRVIGTNYYSDKSSICRAAIHAGVIQNESGGYLDVMPVDKRQQYSGSSQNGVTSESLLNPSGGKAFRVFAVM